A window from Bubalus kerabau isolate K-KA32 ecotype Philippines breed swamp buffalo chromosome 5, PCC_UOA_SB_1v2, whole genome shotgun sequence encodes these proteins:
- the TSGA10IP gene encoding testis-specific protein 10-interacting protein isoform X2 — protein MGQETNMLNTHQQLVRTSSGRPGQDTRQQAPGTATGLLKLLSSTPHAEQRSLGSCDGVIHAQKQRSRSAGQTPKKDRRLRGRNKKGQSSAEAEDLVPSSPRKPSFPFQWAWESFTTDGRALHQRSSVLAPGHQALPLPLAVHHHKSRRKSTPALLEAHSFCWKTEGPNLERRQQLRACSCTSIPPGRGTSQDLEPSGEGGLQSPRKSSGSGSEPEESEPEGLGAEEAERGLIPGELPQLPRRGLILEEEQFSEATEEAEDREHQAHQRRRTSSRRKGQNSGEEAWEESEVRLLESVSSSTNLRGPQRRKPRAKELEGPWDLEKLQRKLQQELDCGPEKQPWKSLRAAVQASNWSRKAHPLGDDETFLFANFPNRTFHKRQEATRNLLRAWELQQREERQQAEVRRAREQQVQHQVARCLAAYAPRGSRGPGAAQRKLEELRRQERQRFVEYQAELQGIQHRVQARPYLFQQAMQANARLNVTRRFSRVLSALGLDEEQLLAKAGKRDMEGAPRRHRSHTSVGARMEPSSRSPPKMEPTGSQADQHFAPNPDQELSP, from the exons AGGAGTCTTGGGAGCTGTGATGGTGTTATCCATGCCCAGAAGCAGAGGTCTCGGAGTGCGGGGCAGACACCAAAGAAGGACCGGAGGCTCAGAGGCCGGAACAAAAAAGGGCAAAGCTCTGCGGAAGCTGAGGA TCTCGTCCCCTCTTCTCCTCGGAAACCCTCCTTCCCCTTCCAGTGGGCCTGGGAGAGCTTCACCACAGATGGCCGGGCCCTGCATCAGCGGAGCTCTGTCTTGGCCCCTGGCCAccaggccctgcccctgcccctggcgGTCCATCACCACAAGTCCCGGCGCAAGTCCACGCCCGCCCTCCTGGAGGCCCACAGCTTCTGCTGGAAGACAGAGGGGCCGAACCTGGAGAGGAGACAGCAGCTCAGGGCCTGCAGCTGCACCTCCATCCCTCCGGGCAGGGGGACGAGCCAGGATCTGGAGCCGTCCGGGGAGGGAGGCTTGCAGTCACCCAGGAAGTCCTCAGGGTCCGGGTCGGAGCCCGAGGAGTCTGAGCCGGAAGGCCTGGGAGCCGAGGAGGCCGAGAGGGGTCTGATTCCAGGGGAACTGCCCCAGCTCCCCAGGAGGGGGTTGATCTTGGAGGAGGAGCAGTTTTCAGAGGCCACAGAGGAGGCCGAGGACAGGGAACACCAGGCCCACCAGAGAAGGAGGACCAGTTCTCGAAGAAAGGGGCAGAATTCTGGTGAAGAGGCCTGGGAGGAGAGTGAAGTGCGGCTCCTGGAGAGCGTTTCCAGCTCCACCAACCTCCGAGGACCACAGAGGAGGAAGCCAAGGGCCAAGGAGCTGGAGGGGCCTTGGGACCTGGAGAAGCTGCAGAGGAAGCTGCAGCAGGAGTTGGACTGTG GCCCCGAGAAACAGCCCTGGAAGTCTTTGCGGGCTGCTGTTCAGGCCTCCAACTGGAGCAGGAAGGCCCACCCCTTGGGAGATGATGAGACTTTTCTGTTTGCAAACTTCCCTAACCGCACCTTCCACAAACGACAGGAGGCCACCAG AAACCTGCTGcgggcctgggagctgcagcagaGGGAGGAGCGGCAGCAGGCCGAGGTGCGGCGGGCCCGGGAGCAGCAAGTACAGCATCAGGTGGCTCGCTGCCTGGCAGCCTACGCACCCAGAGGGAGCCGGGGGCCAGGGGCTGCCCAGCGCAAGCTGGAGGAGCTGAG GCGCCAGGAGCGACAGCGCTTTGTTGAGTACCAGGCAGAGCTGCAAGGCATCCAGCATCGGGTGCAGGCCCGGCCCTACCTGTTCCAGCAGGCCATGCAG GCCAACGCCCGGCTCAACGTGACCCGGCGCTTCTCCCGGGTGCTGTCGGCACTGGGACTGGATGAGGAGCAGCTGCTGGCCAAGGCGGGCAAGAGGGACATGGAGGGCGCCCCCAGGAGGCACAG GAGCCACACGTCAGTGGGGGCGAGAATGGAGCCCTCTTCTCGGAGTCCTCCAAAGATGGAACCCACTGGCAGCCAGGCTGACCAGCACTTCGCCCCAAATCCAGACCAAGAGTTGAGTCCctga
- the TSGA10IP gene encoding testis-specific protein 10-interacting protein isoform X1 produces MGQETNMLNTHQQLVRTSSGRPGQDTRQQAPGTATGLLKLLSSTPHAEQRSLGSCDGVIHAQKQRSRSAGQTPKKDRRLRGRNKKGQSSAEAEDLVPSSPRKPSFPFQWAWESFTTDGRALHQRSSVLAPGHQALPLPLAVHHHKSRRKSTPALLEAHSFCWKTEGPNLERRQQLRACSCTSIPPGRGTSQDLEPSGEGGLQSPRKSSGSGSEPEESEPEGLGAEEAERGLIPGELPQLPRRGLILEEEQFSEATEEAEDREHQAHQRRRTSSRRKGQNSGEEAWEESEVRLLESVSSSTNLRGPQRRKPRAKELEGPWDLEKLQRKLQQELDCGPEKQPWKSLRAAVQASNWSRKAHPLGDDETFLFANFPNRTFHKRQEATRNLLRAWELQQREERQQAEVRRAREQQVQHQVARCLAAYAPRGSRGPGAAQRKLEELRRQERQRFVEYQAELQGIQHRVQARPYLFQQAMQSHCVLRAAQVREGTPLLSPQANARLNVTRRFSRVLSALGLDEEQLLAKAGKRDMEGAPRRHRSHTSVGARMEPSSRSPPKMEPTGSQADQHFAPNPDQELSP; encoded by the exons AGGAGTCTTGGGAGCTGTGATGGTGTTATCCATGCCCAGAAGCAGAGGTCTCGGAGTGCGGGGCAGACACCAAAGAAGGACCGGAGGCTCAGAGGCCGGAACAAAAAAGGGCAAAGCTCTGCGGAAGCTGAGGA TCTCGTCCCCTCTTCTCCTCGGAAACCCTCCTTCCCCTTCCAGTGGGCCTGGGAGAGCTTCACCACAGATGGCCGGGCCCTGCATCAGCGGAGCTCTGTCTTGGCCCCTGGCCAccaggccctgcccctgcccctggcgGTCCATCACCACAAGTCCCGGCGCAAGTCCACGCCCGCCCTCCTGGAGGCCCACAGCTTCTGCTGGAAGACAGAGGGGCCGAACCTGGAGAGGAGACAGCAGCTCAGGGCCTGCAGCTGCACCTCCATCCCTCCGGGCAGGGGGACGAGCCAGGATCTGGAGCCGTCCGGGGAGGGAGGCTTGCAGTCACCCAGGAAGTCCTCAGGGTCCGGGTCGGAGCCCGAGGAGTCTGAGCCGGAAGGCCTGGGAGCCGAGGAGGCCGAGAGGGGTCTGATTCCAGGGGAACTGCCCCAGCTCCCCAGGAGGGGGTTGATCTTGGAGGAGGAGCAGTTTTCAGAGGCCACAGAGGAGGCCGAGGACAGGGAACACCAGGCCCACCAGAGAAGGAGGACCAGTTCTCGAAGAAAGGGGCAGAATTCTGGTGAAGAGGCCTGGGAGGAGAGTGAAGTGCGGCTCCTGGAGAGCGTTTCCAGCTCCACCAACCTCCGAGGACCACAGAGGAGGAAGCCAAGGGCCAAGGAGCTGGAGGGGCCTTGGGACCTGGAGAAGCTGCAGAGGAAGCTGCAGCAGGAGTTGGACTGTG GCCCCGAGAAACAGCCCTGGAAGTCTTTGCGGGCTGCTGTTCAGGCCTCCAACTGGAGCAGGAAGGCCCACCCCTTGGGAGATGATGAGACTTTTCTGTTTGCAAACTTCCCTAACCGCACCTTCCACAAACGACAGGAGGCCACCAG AAACCTGCTGcgggcctgggagctgcagcagaGGGAGGAGCGGCAGCAGGCCGAGGTGCGGCGGGCCCGGGAGCAGCAAGTACAGCATCAGGTGGCTCGCTGCCTGGCAGCCTACGCACCCAGAGGGAGCCGGGGGCCAGGGGCTGCCCAGCGCAAGCTGGAGGAGCTGAG GCGCCAGGAGCGACAGCGCTTTGTTGAGTACCAGGCAGAGCTGCAAGGCATCCAGCATCGGGTGCAGGCCCGGCCCTACCTGTTCCAGCAGGCCATGCAG tctcactgtgtcctcagggCAGCCCAGGTGAGAGAGGGGACCCCTCTGCTTTCTCCTCAGGCCAACGCCCGGCTCAACGTGACCCGGCGCTTCTCCCGGGTGCTGTCGGCACTGGGACTGGATGAGGAGCAGCTGCTGGCCAAGGCGGGCAAGAGGGACATGGAGGGCGCCCCCAGGAGGCACAG GAGCCACACGTCAGTGGGGGCGAGAATGGAGCCCTCTTCTCGGAGTCCTCCAAAGATGGAACCCACTGGCAGCCAGGCTGACCAGCACTTCGCCCCAAATCCAGACCAAGAGTTGAGTCCctga
- the SART1 gene encoding U4/U6.U5 tri-snRNP-associated protein 1, whose amino-acid sequence MGSSKKHRGEKEAAGTTAAASTGGATEQPPRHREHKKHKHRSSGGGGSSGGERRKRSRERGSERGSGRRGAENEARSSTHGRERSQTEPSERRVKREKRDDGYEAAASSKTSSGDASSLSIEETNKLRAKLGLKPLEVNAVKKEAGTKEEPVTADVINPMALRQREELREKLAAAKEKRILNQKLGKIKTLGEDDPWLDDTAAWIERSRQLQKEKDLAEKRAKLLEEMDQEFGVSTLVEEEFEQRRQDLYSARDLQGLTVEHAIDSFREGETVILTLKDKGVLQEEEDVLVNVNLLDKERAEKNVELRKKKPDYLPYVEDESVDDLAQHKPRSILSKYDEELEGERPQSFRLEQGGVADGLRERELEEIRAKLRLQAQSLSTVGPRLASEYLTPEEMVTFKKTKRRVKKIRKKEKEVIMRADDLLPLGDQTQDGDFGSRLRGRGRRRVPEADEEPQEEGEKEPVAQPPPSDDTRVESMDISDDEEGAAPQSGSPEVLEEDEAELELQKQLEKGRRLRQLQQLRDGGEKVVEIVKRLESRQRGWEEEDPERKGAIVFNATSEFCRTLGEIPTYGLAGNREDQEELMDFERDEERSANGGSESDGEENMGWSTVNLDEEKQQQDFSASSTTILDEEPIVNRGLAAALLLCQNKGLLETTVQKVARVKAPNKSLPSAVYCIEDKMAIDDKYSRREEYRGFTQDFKEKDGYKPDVKIEYVDETGRKLTPKEAFRQLSHRFHGKGSGKMKTERRMKKLDEEALLKKMSSSDTPLGTVALLQEKQKAQKTPYIVLSGSGKSMNANTITK is encoded by the exons ATGGGGTCGTCAAAGAAGCACCGCGGGGAAAAGGAGGCGGCAGGAACTACAGCAGCGGCCAGCACCGGGGGCGCTACCGAACAGCCGCCTAGGCACCGGGAGCACAAAAAACACAAGCATCggagcagcggcggcggcggcagcagcggcggcgAACGACGGAAGCGAAGCCGAGAGCGGGGGAGCGAGCGCGGGAGCGGGCGGCGCGGGGCCGAAAATGAGGCCCGCAGCAGCACGCACGGGCGGGAGCGCAGCCAGACAGAGCCCTCCGAGCGGCGCGTGAAACGAGAGAAGCGGGATGATGGCTACGAGGCCG CTGCCAGCTCCAAAACTAGCTCAGGCGATGCCTCGTCACTCAGCATCGAGGAGACCAA TAAACTCCGGGCAAAGTTGGGGCTGAAACCCTTGGAGGTCAATGCCGTCAAGAAGG AGGCGGGCACCAAGGAGGAGCCCGTGACCGCCGATGTCATCAACCCCATGGCTTTGCGACAGCGAGAGGAGTTACGAGAGAAGCTGGCGGCTGCCAAAGAAAAGCGCATCCTGAACCAAAAACTGGG GAAGATTAAGACCCTGGGGGAGGACGACCCCTGGCTGGATGACACCGCGGCCTGGATCGAGAGGAGCCGGCAGCTTCAAAAGGAGAAGGACTTGGCAGAGAAGAGG GCCAAGCTGCTGGAGGAGATGGACCAGGAGTTTGGTGTCAGCACCCTGGTGGAAGAGGAGTTCGAGCAGAGACGGCAG GACCTGTACAGCGCCCGGGACCTGCAGGGCCTCACTGTGGAGCATGCCATCGACTCCTTCCGCGAGGGGGAGACGGTGATCCTCACCCTCAAGGACAAAG GAGtgctgcaggaggaggaggatgtgCTGGTGAATGTGAACCTGCTGGACAAGGAGCGGGCGGAGAAGAACGTGGAGCTGCGCAAGAAGAAGCCCGACTACCTGCCGTACGTGGAGGACGAGAGCGTGGACGACTTGGCCCAG CACAAACCTCGCTCTATCCTGTCCAAGTACGACGAGGAACTCGAAGGCGAGCGGCCGCAGTCCTTCCGACTGGAGCAGGGCGGCGTGGCTGACGGCCTCCGGGAGCGGGAGCTAGAGGAGATCCGTGCCAAGCTGCGGCTGCAGGCCCAGTCCCTGAGCACGGTCGGACCACGACTTGCCTCTGAGTACCTCACGCCAGAGGAGATG GTGACCTTTAAAAAGACCAAGCGGAGAGTGAAGAAGATCcgcaagaaggagaaggaggtgatcaTGCGGGCCGATGACCTGCTGCCACTTGGGGACCAGACTCAGGATGGGGACTTCGGTTCCAG ACTGCGGGGCCGGGGGCGGCGCCGGGTGCCTGAGGCGGACGAGGAGccccaggaggagggggagaaggagCCCGTGGCTCAGCCGCCACCGTCAGATGACACCCGTGTGGAGAGCATGGACATCAGTGATGATG AGGAGGGTGCTGCGCCGCAGTCTGGGTCCCCAGAGGTGCTGGAGGAGGACGAGGCGGAGCTGGAGCTGCAGAAGCAGCTGGAGAAGGGGCGCCGCCTTCGGCAGCTGCAGCAGCTCCGGGACGGCGGCGAGAAG GTGGTGGAGATCGTCAAGAGGCTGGAGTCTCGGCAgcggggctgggaggaggaggaccCAGAGCGGAAGGGGGCCATCGTGTTCAACGCCACGTCTGAGTTCTGCCGCACTCTGGGGGAGATCCCCACCTACGGGCTGGCCGGCAACCGGGAGGACCAGGAAGAGCTCATG GACTTTGAACGGGATGAGGAGCGCTCAGCCAACGGCGGCTCCGAGTCTGACGGGGAGGAGAACATGGGCTGGAGCACCGTCAACCTGGACgaggagaagcagcagcaagAC TTCTCTGCCTCCTCCACCACCATCCTGGACGAGGAGCCCATCGTGAATAGAGGGCTGGCGGCCGCCCTGCTCCTGTGTCAGAACAAAG GGCTGCTGGAGACAACGGTGCAGAAGGTGGCCCGGGTGAAGGCGCCCAACAAGTCCCTGCCGTCGGCTGTGTACTGCATCGAGGACAAGAT GGCCATCGATGACAAGTACAGCCGGCGGGAGGAGTACCGCGGCTTCACCCAGGACTTCAAGGAGAAGGACGGCTACAAACCCGACGTGAAGATCGAGTACGTGGACGAGACGGGCCGGAAGCTCACACCCAAGGAG GCTTTCCGGCAGCTG